A genomic segment from Ferrimicrobium acidiphilum DSM 19497 encodes:
- the gyrA gene encoding DNA gyrase subunit A, translated as MPDDPEDFESTQVQLVELQEEMERSFLEYSMSVIISRALPDARDGLKPVHRRILYSMFDNGYRPDRPHVKCAKVVGDVMGKFHPHGDAAIYDALARMVQDFSLLHPLIDGHGNFGAPDPSTGPAASRYTECRLAPIALQMLASIDEETVNFVPNYDSQSVEPSVLPARFPNLLVNGSQGIAVGMATQIPSHNLAEIVKAVIYVIDHPDAVVDDLLTIVPGPDFPTGGQILGREGIVAAYRTGRGSVRLRAVAEIEEVKNRSQIVVTDIPFQTSFEQIAERIKKLVEDKLIDGISDVQNYSSGRESRFVIELKHDANPNVVLNNLYKLTPLQSSFAINMLAIVDGVPRTLNLLQAIQVYIEHQREVVTRRSEYRLRKARERLHIVDGLLRCIDQLDAVIRAIRESADRREAREALMASPFDFSELQANHILDMTLGRLTRLGRTELEEESAQLHLSIAELEAILADRVRLDTIVKEELVEASQPYEQPRRSQFVIDPGEFSAEDLIEDESLVVMISRSGYIKAVPDASFRAQNRGGRGVVGAKVKEEDGISHLIPSSMLSKILIFSSRGKVYQLRGYELPRLERSARGTALVNLIPLQDGESIAAVLGTKDFPEMTDLVFITEQGMIKRTPMPEYARSRRDGLIAIDLREGDSLVKVATAQSGREAMIFSKDGMVIRFSIDEVRSTGRATAGVKAMRLRPNDRVIGGDMLDDDREVVLVTSNGYGKRISPRFFSGQRRGGGGVHGMKLTAQKGYLVAAEFVSKDEQLIIVSSNGQTIRVRAKSISAQGKIATGVKLMTLQGSEVISSVGVVQDTELEEPEA; from the coding sequence ATGCCAGACGATCCAGAAGATTTTGAGTCCACGCAAGTTCAGCTAGTCGAACTGCAAGAGGAGATGGAGCGCTCATTTCTTGAGTACTCGATGTCGGTGATCATTTCGAGAGCTTTACCCGATGCACGTGATGGCTTGAAGCCGGTTCACCGCCGAATCCTCTATTCGATGTTCGATAACGGTTATCGCCCTGATCGACCGCACGTGAAATGCGCCAAGGTGGTCGGTGATGTAATGGGTAAGTTCCATCCTCATGGTGATGCGGCTATCTACGATGCTTTGGCCCGTATGGTGCAGGACTTCTCACTGCTTCATCCATTGATTGATGGACATGGTAACTTTGGAGCTCCAGATCCTTCGACAGGACCGGCGGCCTCACGGTACACTGAGTGTAGGTTGGCGCCTATAGCGCTCCAGATGTTGGCAAGCATCGACGAGGAGACCGTCAATTTTGTGCCAAACTATGATTCGCAGTCTGTCGAGCCCTCTGTTCTTCCAGCGCGATTCCCAAACCTTCTGGTGAACGGTTCTCAAGGCATAGCTGTAGGTATGGCAACCCAGATACCCTCGCACAACTTGGCAGAGATAGTCAAGGCAGTTATTTATGTTATTGACCATCCAGACGCTGTGGTAGATGATCTTTTAACTATTGTGCCCGGACCCGATTTTCCCACTGGAGGCCAGATTTTAGGGCGTGAGGGTATTGTAGCTGCCTATCGAACAGGTAGGGGATCGGTCCGTCTACGAGCAGTTGCTGAGATTGAGGAGGTGAAGAACCGTTCTCAAATCGTGGTCACTGATATTCCATTTCAGACATCGTTCGAGCAGATAGCCGAGCGAATTAAGAAGCTGGTTGAGGACAAGTTGATTGACGGTATCTCAGATGTTCAGAACTACTCCTCTGGTCGAGAGAGCAGATTCGTGATTGAACTGAAGCATGATGCGAATCCAAACGTGGTTCTGAACAATCTCTACAAGCTCACACCGCTACAATCTAGCTTCGCAATTAATATGCTCGCCATTGTTGATGGTGTTCCGCGAACCCTGAACCTTTTGCAAGCGATTCAGGTCTACATCGAGCACCAACGTGAAGTGGTAACGCGTCGATCTGAGTATCGTCTACGAAAGGCTCGTGAACGCCTCCACATCGTTGATGGATTACTTCGCTGTATAGATCAGCTCGACGCCGTCATTCGAGCTATTCGTGAATCTGCCGACCGTCGCGAGGCCCGCGAGGCACTGATGGCGAGTCCGTTCGACTTCTCTGAGCTTCAGGCCAACCACATCCTTGACATGACGCTCGGTCGGTTGACTCGCCTTGGACGCACCGAACTCGAGGAGGAGTCAGCGCAACTCCATCTCTCTATCGCCGAACTCGAGGCTATTTTAGCTGACCGCGTTCGTCTAGATACGATCGTCAAAGAGGAGCTAGTTGAGGCCTCACAGCCATATGAGCAACCGAGGCGTTCCCAATTCGTTATCGACCCCGGTGAGTTCTCGGCTGAGGACCTAATCGAGGATGAGAGCCTCGTGGTTATGATCTCTCGATCGGGTTATATCAAGGCGGTCCCAGACGCCTCTTTCCGCGCTCAGAATCGTGGTGGTCGCGGAGTGGTTGGAGCCAAGGTTAAGGAGGAGGATGGCATAAGCCACCTGATCCCTTCATCGATGCTCTCGAAGATTCTTATCTTCTCGTCGAGAGGAAAGGTGTACCAGCTCCGAGGCTACGAGTTACCGCGACTCGAAAGAAGCGCCCGCGGGACTGCATTGGTGAACTTGATTCCACTCCAAGACGGTGAATCAATCGCGGCTGTATTGGGTACCAAGGATTTCCCAGAGATGACCGACCTCGTTTTCATCACCGAGCAGGGGATGATAAAGCGGACACCGATGCCGGAGTACGCTCGATCTCGGCGAGATGGGTTGATTGCTATAGATCTGCGTGAGGGCGATAGCTTGGTAAAGGTAGCAACTGCTCAATCAGGACGTGAGGCGATGATCTTCTCTAAGGATGGAATGGTGATTCGATTTTCCATCGATGAGGTTCGCTCAACTGGACGCGCCACCGCTGGCGTCAAGGCGATGCGTCTGCGACCGAACGACCGTGTTATCGGTGGCGACATGCTCGATGATGACCGTGAAGTTGTTCTAGTGACCTCAAATGGTTATGGCAAACGCATCAGCCCGAGATTCTTCTCTGGTCAGCGGCGTGGAGGAGGCGGTGTCCACGGTATGAAGCTTACGGCACAAAAGGGTTATCTCGTGGCGGCGGAGTTTGTCTCCAAAGACGAGCAGCTAATTATTGTAAGCTCCAATGGCCAGACTATTCGTGTACGAGCAAAGTCGATCTCTGCGCAAGGAAAGATCGCAACCGGTGTAAAGTTGATGACCTTGCAGGGGTCTGAGGTGATCTCATCCGTTGGGGTAGTACAGGATACGGAGTTGGAAGAGCCTGAAGCTTGA
- a CDS encoding sensor histidine kinase produces the protein MMIVVLSALLIPLRSHIPAASIALILVVPLVVSIAIGGILAGVVATIAGFGTYDLFFIPPYGTLAVGTASNWIPLGVYVLVGIVAVIINRRFQLQRERTAYQARILERLASLPATLISEHSVEQVWRTATERTVNLLDLRGAMALRPDGNVLQPANIAGDHELADKIAETFIGSNGMARIGAITIETLKVRSFALSTLSDNFGFLVIWNEELPDALVQALNVVASQISAALERTQLHDTRLKLDTLQEIDSWRASLLRTVSHDLLTPLAGIKTAITTLNEFGASLEPYEYTQLLDTALGQADRSIQLVSDLLNVTRIEAGAFHLQYQDTNLVELIQQVAVAIDFLSVNSKLDLTAPEDLPLAHVDVGLLREVVWNLLDNAVRHSPVGEVVHVTVDLDSDFFIVHIYDAGRLVEGVDQVRLFDWFHAAGTSGRSGLGLAIARSFVEAHHGRLSVHATKSGTTFTFTLPRIP, from the coding sequence GTGATGATAGTGGTATTGTCTGCTCTCCTTATCCCACTTAGAAGCCATATTCCAGCCGCCTCGATTGCGCTTATTCTCGTCGTTCCCCTAGTAGTAAGCATTGCAATAGGCGGAATCCTGGCTGGGGTTGTCGCCACTATCGCCGGATTTGGCACCTATGACCTATTTTTCATTCCTCCTTATGGCACATTGGCGGTGGGAACCGCATCAAACTGGATCCCTCTCGGTGTCTATGTGTTGGTAGGTATCGTCGCGGTCATCATCAATCGACGGTTCCAACTCCAACGCGAACGCACCGCCTATCAGGCTCGTATTCTCGAAAGGCTCGCTAGCCTCCCCGCCACACTGATCAGCGAACACTCGGTAGAACAGGTTTGGCGCACTGCTACCGAGCGAACTGTTAACTTGCTTGACCTACGAGGAGCCATGGCGCTGCGTCCAGATGGAAATGTACTCCAACCAGCCAACATCGCCGGTGATCATGAATTGGCTGACAAAATCGCTGAGACATTTATCGGTTCCAACGGCATGGCTCGTATTGGTGCGATCACGATCGAGACGCTCAAAGTTAGATCGTTCGCCCTCTCTACTCTGAGCGATAACTTTGGCTTTCTTGTGATCTGGAATGAAGAGTTGCCTGATGCCCTCGTTCAGGCGCTTAACGTCGTCGCTAGCCAGATATCGGCTGCCCTCGAGCGTACTCAACTGCATGATACACGTCTCAAACTCGACACTTTACAGGAGATAGACAGCTGGCGCGCATCCCTGCTGCGCACCGTATCCCATGATCTCTTAACCCCTCTGGCCGGCATAAAGACCGCTATCACCACTCTCAACGAGTTTGGTGCCAGCCTTGAACCTTATGAATATACGCAACTCCTAGACACAGCTCTGGGTCAGGCAGATCGTTCGATTCAGCTGGTAAGTGATCTATTGAACGTGACTCGAATAGAAGCCGGTGCCTTTCATCTTCAGTATCAAGATACGAATTTGGTCGAACTCATCCAGCAAGTAGCGGTAGCCATTGACTTTCTTTCGGTCAACTCCAAACTCGATCTCACCGCGCCTGAAGATCTACCACTTGCTCATGTCGATGTCGGACTGCTGCGCGAGGTTGTTTGGAATCTACTCGATAACGCCGTTCGCCATTCACCCGTTGGTGAAGTCGTACACGTCACCGTCGATCTGGATAGTGATTTCTTCATCGTCCACATCTATGACGCTGGTCGACTAGTAGAGGGGGTAGACCAGGTACGCCTCTTCGATTGGTTCCATGCGGCTGGAACCAGCGGTCGTAGTGGGCTAGGCCTTGCGATAGCCAGGTCCTTCGTAGAAGCCCATCATGGCCGGCTTTCGGTTCACGCCACCAAGTCCGGCACCACGTTTACCTTTACCCTTCCGAGGATCCCATGA
- a CDS encoding tyrosine-protein phosphatase, translating into MSVSRREVEEVVDAGELDPWIKLEGPLNFRDLGGYSTISGQRVRPRLVYRADNLALLTATDVTRLEYLGLRTVIDLRSAEEAERLGRFPVDQYSQPVTYTHLSVVEDVVGVRDPSVDDQTYLNSRYQHLMERGSATISSIFHIFAKRESYPLVFHCVAGKDRTGVVAALLLDLLGVPDETIAADYQLTDRATRAWFERMQRTRPEEIISIRQLPQILFSSNPQTILFLLDRIRKSSGSVEEWLMTLGITTGEIRSIRDLLLGVAESV; encoded by the coding sequence GTGAGTGTAAGCCGTAGAGAGGTTGAGGAAGTGGTGGATGCTGGCGAGCTAGATCCTTGGATCAAGTTAGAGGGGCCGCTTAACTTTCGTGACCTTGGCGGTTACAGCACCATCTCTGGTCAGCGGGTTCGTCCTCGGCTCGTGTATAGAGCGGATAACCTGGCGTTGCTCACGGCGACAGATGTTACTCGTCTCGAATACCTGGGTCTCCGAACAGTTATTGATCTTCGCAGCGCCGAAGAGGCCGAGCGTTTGGGTCGTTTCCCAGTAGATCAGTACTCGCAGCCCGTTACCTACACCCACCTGTCGGTAGTCGAGGACGTTGTCGGAGTACGAGATCCGAGCGTGGATGACCAGACATACTTGAACTCAAGGTACCAACATCTAATGGAGAGGGGATCGGCTACGATCTCCTCAATCTTTCATATCTTCGCAAAGCGAGAGAGTTACCCGCTGGTTTTTCATTGCGTTGCGGGCAAGGATCGAACGGGAGTAGTTGCGGCGTTGCTGTTAGACCTGCTCGGAGTTCCTGATGAGACCATCGCAGCCGACTATCAGTTGACCGATCGAGCCACCAGGGCGTGGTTTGAGCGAATGCAGAGAACACGACCCGAGGAGATCATATCTATTCGTCAGCTTCCGCAAATCTTGTTCTCCTCTAACCCTCAAACGATTCTCTTCCTCCTGGACAGGATTCGGAAGAGTTCGGGCTCAGTCGAGGAGTGGCTGATGACACTCGGGATTACAACTGGGGAGATCCGATCGATTCGCGATCTACTGCTGGGCGTAGCAGAGAGTGTGTAG
- a CDS encoding ferritin-like domain-containing protein — protein sequence MPVSSRSIVGRSARVDVDGVDFSAFESAPLPTETLRCLRYMCDVESHTICYLREILATSAHRDPEITAFLACWNYEEFWHGEVLGQILELHRQPGAKESAHNLRRERKWLDELRLLTFNIGSLIADDFVAIQMCWGAINELTAQAAYSRMIAKAQHPVLSEVVRRIMKQEGRHLDFYEGQARSRLADSRRAQYLARLALTKFWAPVGSGVVADSEVAHMAAYLFADEDGLAAAQRVDRKFSRLPGLQGLSLLENAARKGASLATS from the coding sequence ATGCCAGTATCTAGTCGTTCGATTGTTGGACGGTCAGCCCGAGTAGATGTCGACGGAGTCGATTTTAGCGCATTTGAGTCCGCGCCCCTCCCAACTGAGACTCTTCGCTGTTTGCGCTATATGTGTGACGTTGAGAGCCACACGATCTGCTACCTTAGAGAGATTTTAGCCACAAGCGCTCATCGCGATCCAGAGATCACCGCATTCCTGGCTTGTTGGAATTACGAGGAGTTTTGGCACGGCGAGGTGTTGGGTCAAATTCTCGAACTTCATCGCCAGCCAGGCGCAAAGGAGTCAGCCCACAACCTTCGTCGCGAGCGGAAATGGCTCGACGAACTACGCTTGCTTACCTTTAATATTGGATCGTTAATAGCAGATGATTTTGTCGCAATTCAGATGTGTTGGGGGGCAATTAACGAACTGACAGCGCAAGCTGCCTATTCGCGAATGATTGCAAAGGCACAGCATCCGGTGCTATCAGAGGTGGTTCGCCGGATAATGAAACAAGAGGGAAGACACCTCGATTTCTACGAAGGGCAGGCACGTTCGCGGCTCGCGGATAGTAGGCGGGCTCAATATCTAGCCCGATTGGCGTTGACCAAGTTCTGGGCACCGGTAGGTAGTGGGGTTGTAGCTGATAGTGAGGTTGCGCATATGGCGGCATACCTATTTGCAGATGAAGATGGGCTAGCAGCGGCTCAGCGCGTTGATCGCAAATTTTCACGACTACCAGGCCTACAAGGACTGTCGCTCCTAGAGAACGCTGCTCGCAAGGGAGCCTCTTTGGCTACTAGCTAG
- a CDS encoding potassium-transporting ATPase subunit C: protein MLTQIRRSIILAIFFAIVVGLAYPLVETGLANVLFPSQAKGSITQYGSTEIGQHWTGTHWFHGRPDSDNDTATGGTNLGPRSKQLLQNTKALVAFWHAQGVNPTQELVTTSGSQVDPDISQQSAIVQIPMIHRSTGISSQRLLQLIKSQTTGPQYGIFGDSYVNVLSLNRALAAIEHH from the coding sequence ATGCTTACCCAGATTCGTCGCTCGATCATTCTCGCCATCTTCTTTGCTATCGTCGTTGGGCTTGCCTATCCACTCGTCGAGACCGGACTAGCTAACGTGCTCTTCCCCTCTCAGGCCAAGGGATCTATCACCCAATACGGTTCCACCGAGATCGGCCAACACTGGACTGGGACCCATTGGTTCCATGGTCGGCCCGACTCCGATAACGACACCGCGACCGGCGGTACCAATCTTGGGCCACGATCGAAACAACTGCTACAAAACACGAAGGCTCTCGTTGCCTTCTGGCATGCACAAGGGGTTAATCCGACCCAAGAACTGGTCACCACCTCAGGCAGCCAAGTCGATCCCGATATCTCGCAACAGAGCGCCATCGTACAGATTCCTATGATTCACCGATCGACTGGTATCTCTTCGCAACGTTTGCTTCAGCTGATCAAATCCCAGACGACTGGGCCACAGTATGGCATCTTTGGCGATAGCTACGTCAATGTATTAAGCCTCAATCGCGCCCTCGCCGCAATCGAGCATCATTGA
- a CDS encoding response regulator transcription factor — protein sequence MSSILIIDDDPALSRVLRIGLTAAGYDVTVALRGLDGLARAIQDHPDLLVVDLGLPDIDGVSLVTELRRYHTKGIVVLSAAGDEHTKVKALDRGADDYVTKPFGLSEFEARLRALERRMDPGSPVTTQMTAAPGLVIDLAKRVVIDDSRGEIRLTPREFDLLRFLVENHHRLCTHQLLLTTIWGQGYNDPHHVRVYVNRLRSKLGPSGRYLRSRAGMGYLWDSEGDQ from the coding sequence ATGAGTTCGATCCTGATCATCGACGATGATCCAGCCCTTAGTCGGGTACTCCGCATTGGATTGACAGCCGCAGGCTACGACGTCACTGTCGCTCTTCGAGGCCTCGATGGATTAGCAAGAGCGATTCAGGACCATCCAGACCTCCTGGTCGTCGACCTCGGACTGCCCGACATAGATGGGGTTTCACTCGTGACCGAGTTACGTCGCTACCACACTAAGGGGATTGTGGTGCTCTCAGCCGCTGGCGACGAACACACCAAGGTGAAAGCGCTGGATCGTGGTGCCGATGACTACGTCACGAAACCATTTGGGCTCAGCGAATTCGAGGCTCGGCTTCGTGCACTCGAACGTCGAATGGATCCTGGATCCCCAGTGACCACTCAGATGACCGCCGCACCAGGATTAGTAATCGACCTGGCTAAGCGTGTAGTCATCGACGACTCTCGGGGAGAGATTCGGCTAACACCAAGGGAGTTCGATCTCTTGAGATTCCTGGTAGAGAATCATCACCGTCTCTGTACACACCAACTACTCCTGACCACGATTTGGGGGCAGGGATATAACGATCCCCATCATGTTCGGGTATACGTCAATCGTCTTCGTAGCAAGCTGGGTCCCTCAGGCAGGTACCTACGCTCTCGCGCCGGGATGGGCTACCTCTGGGATAGTGAAGGTGACCAATAA
- the kdpB gene encoding potassium-transporting ATPase subunit KdpB, with protein sequence MTAGVRTKGVAGSKSLFDRDIFTAAIKSSFVKLDPRVQVRNPVMFVVYLGTIVTLIASIIHTSLFSWIVTVVLAFTVLFANFAEAMAEGRGKAQADTLRKTRTETEARRLTPDGSEEVVPANQLQTGDLVVCEASDIIPSDGEIVEGVASVDESAITGESAPVIREAGGDRSSVTGGTQVLSDRIVIKITATPGNSFLDRMISLVEGADRQKTPNEIALSILLIALTVIFVPVVVSLEYFAHFAHTGIAIVTLVALLVCLIPTTIGALLSAIGIAGMDRMVQKNVLAMSGRAVEAAGDVSTLLLDKTGTITFGNRMASRFVGVGGTPSDELARVARLASLADETPEGRSIVVLAKNEYGIRDNEATTDYEFVPFSATTRMSGVNINDVQIRKGATEAVKRWVLDQGGEVPSEVDDITKEIANAGSTPLVVAQNKKVLGVVELKDVVKPGIKERFAELRKMGIRTVMITGDNPLTAAAIASEAGVDDYLAEATPERKLELIKEEQEGGKLVAMTGDGTNDAPALAQADVGVAMNSGTVAAKEAGNMVDLDSSPTKLIEIVEVGKQLLITRGALTTFSIANDLAKYFAIIPALFLAAYPQLKVLNIMHLHSPITAILSAVIFNALIIIVLIPLALRGVKFRPAAAGEIIRRNVFIYGVGGVILPFIGIKLIDIILTVTRLY encoded by the coding sequence ATGACCGCTGGCGTTCGAACCAAGGGTGTAGCGGGGTCGAAGTCCCTCTTTGACCGCGACATCTTCACCGCAGCAATTAAATCGTCGTTCGTGAAACTAGACCCTCGGGTTCAGGTTCGCAATCCAGTGATGTTCGTGGTCTATCTAGGGACCATAGTGACTTTGATCGCCTCGATCATCCATACCTCGTTGTTCTCATGGATAGTCACGGTCGTACTCGCCTTTACCGTACTGTTCGCCAACTTCGCCGAAGCAATGGCGGAGGGTCGCGGCAAGGCACAGGCAGACACCCTGCGAAAAACACGTACGGAGACCGAGGCGCGACGACTGACTCCAGATGGATCTGAGGAGGTGGTACCGGCGAACCAGCTCCAGACCGGAGATCTCGTAGTCTGCGAAGCGAGTGATATCATCCCCTCGGATGGAGAGATAGTAGAGGGTGTCGCATCCGTTGACGAATCCGCAATCACAGGCGAATCGGCTCCGGTAATTCGAGAGGCCGGCGGCGATAGATCATCAGTAACAGGAGGCACCCAAGTACTCTCCGACCGGATCGTGATCAAAATCACGGCCACGCCTGGAAATTCGTTCCTAGATCGTATGATCTCGCTAGTGGAGGGCGCGGACCGCCAGAAGACCCCTAACGAGATAGCGCTCTCGATTCTACTCATAGCGTTGACGGTGATTTTCGTTCCCGTTGTTGTAAGTCTTGAGTACTTTGCCCACTTCGCACACACAGGAATCGCTATAGTCACACTGGTCGCCCTCCTTGTCTGCCTCATTCCTACCACCATCGGTGCCCTACTATCAGCCATTGGAATTGCTGGAATGGATCGTATGGTTCAAAAAAATGTGTTAGCGATGTCAGGTCGAGCGGTAGAGGCTGCTGGTGACGTCTCTACGCTCCTGCTCGACAAGACTGGCACCATCACCTTCGGAAATAGAATGGCGTCTCGCTTTGTCGGTGTCGGCGGAACGCCCAGTGATGAGCTGGCTCGCGTCGCCCGACTTGCCTCACTGGCCGACGAGACTCCAGAGGGTCGTTCGATCGTCGTTCTCGCGAAAAACGAATATGGGATCCGCGATAACGAGGCGACGACTGACTATGAGTTCGTCCCCTTCTCGGCCACCACCAGAATGTCAGGTGTCAACATCAACGACGTTCAGATTCGTAAAGGGGCGACCGAAGCCGTCAAGCGATGGGTGCTTGACCAAGGTGGAGAGGTTCCTTCTGAGGTGGACGATATCACCAAGGAGATTGCCAATGCCGGCTCCACCCCACTCGTGGTCGCTCAAAACAAAAAGGTACTAGGTGTCGTCGAACTCAAAGACGTCGTAAAGCCCGGTATTAAGGAACGCTTCGCGGAACTACGCAAGATGGGAATCCGCACGGTCATGATTACCGGCGATAATCCACTGACAGCGGCCGCGATCGCCTCCGAAGCTGGGGTCGACGATTACCTTGCTGAGGCAACTCCTGAGCGCAAACTTGAACTGATCAAGGAAGAACAGGAGGGGGGAAAGTTAGTCGCGATGACCGGAGACGGAACAAATGACGCTCCGGCACTCGCCCAAGCAGATGTCGGTGTCGCGATGAACTCAGGAACGGTCGCGGCCAAGGAGGCCGGCAACATGGTCGACCTGGACTCGAGCCCGACCAAGTTGATCGAGATAGTCGAGGTTGGCAAACAGCTCCTCATCACTCGCGGAGCACTTACCACCTTCTCTATCGCCAACGACCTCGCTAAGTACTTCGCGATCATCCCAGCACTCTTTCTTGCCGCCTACCCGCAGCTGAAGGTGCTCAACATCATGCATCTTCACTCCCCCATCACCGCGATCCTCTCAGCCGTCATCTTCAACGCCCTGATCATCATCGTTCTCATCCCGTTGGCGTTGAGAGGCGTTAAGTTTCGACCTGCCGCCGCTGGTGAGATCATACGGAGAAACGTCTTCATCTATGGAGTTGGCGGGGTCATCCTACCCTTCATCGGAATCAAACTGATCGATATTATCTTGACTGTAACGAGGTTGTACTAA
- a CDS encoding universal stress protein, which translates to MESSLTNEVEAAGRFRIYLGAMAGVGKTCAMLDEGWRRLQRGADVVIGLVETHGRSHTQELIRDIPVIPQRVVNYQGREFTEMDTAAVLARNPEVVLVDELAHTNVPGSGAHGKRYEDVLDLLNAGIDVIATLNVQHIESIAGAVEEMLGVRIAERVPDWVVRQADQLELIDSSPQQLRRRMLHGNIYPQAKIQSALDNFFTTQNLTALRELALRYVADEADEDLLSSFANRHGKRVFETRERYLVGLSLSPETPRVLRRAARMAARSKADLRSLLIMPDSDISEQAAREIEELKKLSHDLGVVFIEKFGTKIADIMVETAFEHQITQIVIGASKRSRRDELLKGSIVNQVLRKVGPMGIDVHVIGIRDYDPGMADVEDA; encoded by the coding sequence GTGGAGTCTTCCCTGACCAATGAAGTCGAGGCCGCTGGACGTTTTCGCATCTACCTTGGGGCGATGGCGGGAGTTGGCAAGACCTGTGCCATGCTGGACGAAGGTTGGCGCAGACTGCAACGTGGTGCCGATGTGGTCATCGGGTTGGTTGAGACCCACGGCCGAAGTCACACCCAGGAGCTGATTCGCGACATACCGGTCATACCACAGAGAGTCGTCAACTACCAAGGACGTGAATTTACCGAGATGGACACGGCAGCCGTCTTGGCTCGTAATCCTGAGGTGGTATTGGTGGACGAGCTCGCTCACACCAACGTTCCAGGATCCGGAGCTCATGGCAAGCGATACGAAGACGTACTCGATCTCTTGAATGCCGGTATCGATGTGATCGCGACACTGAATGTACAACATATCGAGAGTATTGCTGGCGCGGTCGAGGAGATGCTCGGAGTTCGAATCGCCGAACGGGTGCCGGATTGGGTTGTGCGCCAGGCTGATCAACTCGAGCTTATCGACTCCTCGCCTCAGCAACTGAGGCGTCGTATGCTCCATGGGAACATATATCCACAGGCCAAGATCCAGTCGGCGCTCGATAACTTCTTCACCACCCAGAATCTGACCGCACTCAGAGAACTTGCCCTGCGTTACGTAGCGGACGAGGCTGATGAGGATCTCCTCTCCTCGTTCGCCAACAGACATGGAAAGCGAGTTTTCGAGACAAGAGAGCGTTACTTGGTTGGACTGAGTCTCTCGCCGGAGACACCACGAGTTTTGCGGAGGGCCGCAAGGATGGCGGCTCGCTCCAAAGCTGATTTGCGTTCGCTGTTGATCATGCCGGACAGTGACATATCGGAACAGGCGGCTCGCGAGATAGAAGAGCTGAAAAAGCTGAGCCACGATCTCGGGGTGGTTTTTATCGAGAAATTCGGCACCAAGATCGCTGACATCATGGTCGAGACGGCGTTCGAGCATCAGATTACCCAGATCGTCATCGGTGCATCGAAGCGCTCTCGCAGAGATGAGCTGTTGAAGGGGTCGATCGTTAATCAGGTTCTTCGTAAGGTTGGGCCTATGGGTATAGACGTTCATGTGATCGGGATCCGTGATTACGACCCAGGGATGGCTGACGTCGAAGACGCATAA